DNA from Negativicutes bacterium:
CTAAGGCCGTTGAGCTTACATATTTTGCTCATACACCTAAGCGTGAAGGGGTATTGTTAGAAAGTTTGCTCGGCGAATTATGTGTAATAAAATAGAGGAGATGATATGATGCAACAAAGAAAAATTGAGTTAAGAGACATTGTTATTATTGGGATGTTGGCAGCAATTTGTGTTATTGCTACTACTATTAAAATTCCTTATGGACATGGAGCAATGGTTCATTTAGGAACAGCTGCTATTTTTACTATTGGTATTGTCTTTGGTGGTGTTTATGCTGGACTAGCAGCCGCTATTGGGACAGCATTTTTTGATTTAATGATGGGGTTTTCTCCTTATACTATTTGGTCATTTTTTATCAAAGGAACGGCGGGGTTTGTCGTGGGCTATGTTTCAAAGGGGTTATGGCCTGAGAATATTGTGCCAAAACAAGCTTTATTAAGGAGCATTGTCGGTATGCTTTTAGCGGCAACTTGTACTTTAGCAGGTTATATTATTGCTTGGTGGCAAGTTTCAGGTAGCATTGTGGTGGCTATCGGGAATATTCCAAGTTCGCTTATTTCTTCAACGGTTGGTTTTGTGGTAGCATCAATTATTGCACCAAAATTAAGACAAGTTTTAAAAAATAATCGTTTGATATAAGAAAATCCCTTAAGATTAGTTAGTGTTTTAAATGCTAATCTTAAGGGATTTTTATTGTTTTATTAAAGGTTTTAAATGAAATAAAAAACGAGACCAAAGTCTCGTCTTTTTAAAATTTTAAGGTTGCAAAATAATCTTCTATTGTTTCAGCTCTTCTAATCAAAGCTACACTACCGTCTGTTTTTAACAATAACTCAGCAGAACGTAGTTTGCCATTATAGTTAAAGCCCATCGCATGACCATGTGCACCAGCATCGTGGATTACAACAATATCACCAATATCGATTTTCGGTAATGCTCTGTCGATGGCAAATTTATCATTGTTTTCACAAAGTGAACCGGTAATGTCATAGATGTGGTCGCAAGGCTCATTTTCTTTACCCATAACTGTTATATGATGATATGAACCATAAAGAGCCGGGCGCATTAAATTAGCCATACAAGAATCAAGACCAATATAGTTTTTGTAAGTGTTTTTGCGATGTAAAGCTGTTGATACCAAGTAACCATAAGGTCCGGTAATGGAGCGACCTAGTTCCATGGCAATTTTTAATGGTTTGAGATTATTTTTCTCAATAGTGTTTTGATATACTTTCTGAATTCCTGCTCCAACATATTCTAAATCTACTTCTTCTTGCTCAGGAGTATAAGGAATTCCTACACCACCACCGAGATTAACAAATTCTAAATCGATATCTAGTTGCTGTTTAAGCTCTACTGCTAACTCAAACATCATTTGTGCAGTGGCAATAAAACAATCAGCATTTAATTCATTAGAGATAACCATGGTATGAAGACCGAATCTTTTAACGCCTTTTTCTTTAACGATTTTATAAGCTTCAAATAATTGCTCTCTAGTCAGACCGTATTTAGCTTCTTCTGGCTTACCAATTATAGTGTTGCTAGACTCTAATAATGGACCTGGGTTATAACGGAAAGAAATAAATTCAGGCAGTCTAACATTTTTCTCCAAGTACTCAATATGAGTGATATCATCTAAATTAATAACAGCACCTAAATCGATTGCTTTTTGGAATTCATCAGCAGGAGTGTCGTTAGAAGTCAAAATTATATCTTCACCTTTTATCCCCGACATATCGGCTAATAATAATTCTGGTAATGAACTGCAATCAGCACCGAAGCCTTCTTCCGCTAAAATTTTTAGTAAAGTTGGATTGGGTGTCGCTTTTACGGCAAAATACTCTTTAAAAGCAGGAGCCCAAGCGAAGGCTTTAGTTAAGCGACGAGCGTTTGCTCTAATCGCAGTTTCATCATAGATGTGAAACGGGGTAGGGAATTTATTGATTATTTGTTGTATTTGGGCTTTGTTGAAAGGCAAAGATTTTTCTGCCATGATATAACCTCCTAGTTACAATTTTAAGATAAAAAAGGGATTGTGAAGTAAAACCTCGCAATCGCTAAAATTAACAATGCAAGATAGCACTCCATACCATATAAGTATGACAGTCTTAAGCTTATTTAACTTAAGCCCAATAAATAATTATGCCTAATTATTTATTTCGGCGATTATACCTTTGAGAAATCATCATCGTTAGCAACTTCGAAAACCTACTTTTTATAATCGCGCCTCTATCTTAAAATTCATATTATATTTGCTCAGTATTATATCAAATTAACAATAATAGTGTCAATTTTTCTGTAATTAAATAATTATATTATACTGTATACTTTAGTGAAGAAGTAATTGTATCATCACAAGAGACTTTTTCTTTTGTGATGGCCTATAACAAAATAATTAATTTTATGTTACAATATAAGCCAATACTAAAGTGAGGTTTAAAATGAAAAGTATTATCGGTAATAAATTTAATAAATTAATAATTCTCCTAAGAGAAAGAGCGATATTCTTATACTTGGTAGCGAAACATCAAGATACGCCAATGAATCTTAGACTAGCAGTAGGGGCACTATTATTTTATATCGTGCTACCGTTTGATATAATTCCCGATTCTTTTTTCGGCGTGGGAATTATTGATGATATTTTGGTGTGGCAGTTAATTACTACGTATGTCTTTAATAATGTGCCAGCTAAGGTTAAACAGGAGTGCTGGCCACTAGCACAGAAACAGAGTCGACTTTTAAAAAAAATATTTTATATAGTTTTGTTTTGGATAGTACTAATGATAATAAGTTTAATGATGATGATTTGGTCCTTATTAAGGTAGAGGTGTTTTGAGTTGAGATTATATATTGCAGAAAAACCTAGCATGGGTGCTGAGTTAGCTAAATGCCTAAAAGGGCCAAATACCAGAAAAGATGGTTATATAATAACGGGCGAAGGTATTGTAACTTGGGTTTATGGACATATTTTGCGTCAAGCAGAACCGTTTGAATATGATCATAAATACCGGCGTTGGTTGATGGAAGATTTACCGATTGTTCCGACAGAGTGGTTGTTGTTGGTAGCGGATTCTTGCAGTAAACAATTTGCGGTTATAAAAAGTTTAGTAGAACAATGTACGGAAATAGTTCATGCTGGTGACCCTGACCGAGAAGGACAATTGTTAATTGATGAGGTTTTGGACTATCTAAAAAGCGAAAAACCGGTACAACGAGTATTACTGAATGCCCTAGATGAAAAAAGTATTAAAAAAGCTATTAATAGTTTAAGAAGTAATGCCGAGTTTATTAATCTAAAAAAATCGGCGTTAGCACGGGCGCGGGCAGATTGGTTAATTGGGATGAATGCCTCTAGAGCTTATACCATTGTCGCTAATAGTGCCGGTCATAAAGTAACTTTGCCAATTGGAAGAGTTAAAACACCAACTTTAGCATTGGTCGTTAGAAGAGAACGTGAACTGGAAAATTTCAAACCAATTGATTTTTATATTTTAAAAGCGCAGTTTAGGCATAATGAAGACGTTTTTAGTGCAACTTGGAAACCTAAAGACATTCAAGACGGCTTAGATAGTGAGGGACGGTTAATAGATTTTGCCATTGCTCAAAACATGGCGGATCTTTTCAAACAAGAAGCTGAAACAGGCGTTGTGTCTTTGTATCAGACTACAGAAAAGAAAGAGCCACAGCGGTTACCGTTTTCGTTATCGGCCTTACAAGTTCTAGCCGGTAAAAAATACAATTATGATCCCCAATTGGTGCTTGATACTGCTC
Protein-coding regions in this window:
- a CDS encoding ECF transporter S component: MMQQRKIELRDIVIIGMLAAICVIATTIKIPYGHGAMVHLGTAAIFTIGIVFGGVYAGLAAAIGTAFFDLMMGFSPYTIWSFFIKGTAGFVVGYVSKGLWPENIVPKQALLRSIVGMLLAATCTLAGYIIAWWQVSGSIVVAIGNIPSSLISSTVGFVVASIIAPKLRQVLKNNRLI
- a CDS encoding DUF1232 domain-containing protein, which gives rise to MKSIIGNKFNKLIILLRERAIFLYLVAKHQDTPMNLRLAVGALLFYIVLPFDIIPDSFFGVGIIDDILVWQLITTYVFNNVPAKVKQECWPLAQKQSRLLKKIFYIVLFWIVLMIISLMMMIWSLLR
- the lysA gene encoding diaminopimelate decarboxylase, whose amino-acid sequence is MAEKSLPFNKAQIQQIINKFPTPFHIYDETAIRANARRLTKAFAWAPAFKEYFAVKATPNPTLLKILAEEGFGADCSSLPELLLADMSGIKGEDIILTSNDTPADEFQKAIDLGAVINLDDITHIEYLEKNVRLPEFISFRYNPGPLLESSNTIIGKPEEAKYGLTREQLFEAYKIVKEKGVKRFGLHTMVISNELNADCFIATAQMMFELAVELKQQLDIDLEFVNLGGGVGIPYTPEQEEVDLEYVGAGIQKVYQNTIEKNNLKPLKIAMELGRSITGPYGYLVSTALHRKNTYKNYIGLDSCMANLMRPALYGSYHHITVMGKENEPCDHIYDITGSLCENNDKFAIDRALPKIDIGDIVVIHDAGAHGHAMGFNYNGKLRSAELLLKTDGSVALIRRAETIEDYFATLKF